A window from Sulfurovum sp. TSL1 encodes these proteins:
- a CDS encoding ABC transporter permease, with protein sequence MKLVLLWTDMLVWSLVIVLLLWSWVISRSPQIKKQWHTIFRSSIAMASSTVLLFYLLFTLLDSIHLRLALPLELQKSQEVVYESEMVSLLDLLFEHTIQHTERTYSAPFATVEYTSSILVDENGVTKQVHLPLKHVSTEDNFVKESVIALGVGLIVSLSLVLLHIWWRERSRFMLACKETWRGESALPWRSAYVTFMGLVMAFTWLYMLSDSYHVLGTDKVGGDVLYQSFKSIRTGVLIGILTTLIMLPVAVILGVSAGLFGGWVDDVIQYLYTTLSSIPGVLLIAAGVLSMQVMMGNHPTWFETTLERSDLRLLFLILILGITSWTGLCRLLRAETLKLSQMEFVTAAKAFGVSKLTIIRRHIVPNLMHIILISVVLDFSGLVLAEAVLSYVGVGVDPTMHSWGNMINQARLEMAREPMVWWSLFSAFVFMFILVLAANLFSDRIQTVLDPRNKV encoded by the coding sequence ATGAAACTGGTATTACTTTGGACAGATATGCTGGTATGGTCATTGGTCATAGTACTTTTGTTGTGGTCATGGGTGATCTCGCGTTCTCCTCAAATAAAGAAACAATGGCATACGATCTTTAGATCAAGTATTGCGATGGCTTCTTCAACGGTACTTTTGTTTTATCTATTGTTTACTTTGCTGGACTCTATCCATTTGCGTTTGGCACTTCCTCTTGAACTACAAAAGAGTCAGGAGGTAGTGTATGAGTCTGAAATGGTCTCCCTTCTCGATCTACTCTTTGAACATACGATTCAACATACAGAGCGTACCTACTCTGCGCCTTTTGCAACGGTGGAGTATACCAGTTCCATTCTGGTAGATGAAAATGGAGTGACCAAACAGGTTCACCTGCCTTTAAAACATGTGTCTACGGAAGATAATTTTGTGAAAGAATCCGTGATCGCATTGGGTGTAGGGCTGATAGTAAGTCTGTCACTGGTGCTGTTGCATATCTGGTGGAGAGAACGATCAAGGTTTATGCTTGCATGCAAAGAGACGTGGCGGGGAGAAAGTGCATTGCCATGGCGTTCGGCTTATGTGACATTCATGGGTTTGGTGATGGCATTTACCTGGCTTTATATGCTTAGCGACTCGTATCATGTATTGGGCACAGATAAAGTGGGCGGGGATGTACTGTATCAAAGTTTCAAGAGCATTCGTACCGGGGTCCTCATAGGGATACTCACCACACTGATCATGTTGCCTGTAGCGGTAATCCTGGGTGTCAGTGCGGGGTTGTTCGGCGGCTGGGTAGATGATGTGATCCAGTACCTCTATACCACGCTCTCTTCGATCCCGGGTGTACTACTGATCGCAGCGGGAGTACTCTCTATGCAGGTGATGATGGGTAACCATCCCACATGGTTCGAGACCACCCTGGAACGTTCTGATCTGCGTTTGTTATTTCTTATTTTGATCCTTGGGATCACTTCATGGACAGGTTTATGCAGACTGTTGAGAGCGGAGACGCTTAAGCTCTCTCAAATGGAGTTTGTCACCGCTGCAAAAGCATTCGGTGTGAGCAAGTTGACTATTATCCGCCGTCACATTGTGCCAAATCTGATGCATATCATTCTTATTTCTGTGGTGTTGGACTTTTCTGGCCTGGTACTTGCAGAAGCGGTACTCTCCTATGTAGGCGTAGGGGTCGACCCAACGATGCACTCATGGGGAAATATGATCAATCAGGCGCGACTGGAGATGGCGAGAGAACCCATGGTGTGGTGGTCGCTCTTTTCAGCATTTGTATTCATGTTTATTTTGGTGTTGGCCGCCAATTTATTTTCTGACCGTATTCAAACGGTACTGGACCCTAGGAATAAAGTATGA
- a CDS encoding ABC transporter permease: MLAYIIRRILYAIPILIGVNLITFMLFFMVNSPDDMARAQLGAKQVTPELIRSWKEARGYDKPLFVNTKAQGFAQVSDTLFVQESLKLFTFDFGFSDSKRDIGSDIKERMIPSLSIALPTFVIALITNISLALLLVLFRGSMLDTGMMIIAVMIMSVSGLFYIIAGQVLFSKIWHWVPISGYESGWDGIKFILLPVMIGVFSGIGSGVRWYRSIFLEQVNQDYVRTARAKGLSEIKVLFGHVLRNGMLPILTGVVVIIPSLFMGSLIMESFFGIPGLGSYTIDAINSQDFAIVKAMVFLGSVLYILGLILTDISYTLFDPRVQLS; this comes from the coding sequence ATGTTAGCCTATATCATTAGACGTATACTGTATGCGATACCTATACTGATAGGGGTCAACCTGATTACCTTTATGCTGTTCTTTATGGTCAACAGCCCAGACGATATGGCAAGAGCACAGTTGGGTGCGAAGCAGGTCACGCCTGAACTCATACGGTCATGGAAAGAGGCGAGAGGCTATGACAAACCTCTGTTTGTCAATACCAAAGCCCAAGGGTTTGCTCAGGTATCAGATACCCTTTTTGTACAAGAGTCACTCAAACTTTTCACCTTTGATTTTGGCTTTTCAGACAGCAAACGTGATATAGGATCCGATATCAAAGAGCGTATGATCCCCAGTCTCTCTATTGCTTTGCCTACCTTTGTGATCGCACTGATCACTAACATTAGTCTGGCATTGCTTTTGGTACTTTTTAGAGGTTCCATGTTGGATACAGGCATGATGATCATCGCAGTGATGATCATGTCGGTCTCCGGGCTCTTTTATATCATTGCAGGGCAGGTCCTTTTTTCCAAGATCTGGCACTGGGTACCTATATCGGGCTATGAGAGCGGATGGGACGGCATCAAGTTCATTCTCTTGCCTGTGATGATAGGGGTGTTCTCGGGTATAGGGTCAGGCGTACGTTGGTACAGAAGTATCTTTTTGGAACAGGTCAACCAGGATTATGTGCGTACCGCAAGGGCCAAAGGACTCTCTGAAATTAAAGTATTGTTTGGACATGTATTGCGTAACGGAATGCTTCCTATTTTGACAGGAGTGGTGGTCATCATTCCTTCACTGTTTATGGGAAGTCTTATTATGGAATCCTTTTTTGGTATTCCCGGACTTGGTTCCTACACGATAGATGCGATCAATTCGCAAGATTTTGCTATCGTCAAAGCGATGGTCTTTTTAGGTTCGGTCCTTTATATCCTGGGATTGATCTTGACAGATATCTCTTATACACTTTTTGATCCGCGGGTGCAGCTCTCATGA